A segment of the Labrus mixtus chromosome 15, fLabMix1.1, whole genome shotgun sequence genome:
acaaactacacacacacacacacacacacacacacacacacacacattcaaatagaCACGACGCGCACACGAATGCTCGCGCCCGCCTGAACCAGCGGAACCAGTCAGCCAGCTGCAGCTCGGGGACATTCCTGTCTTGTCTTCTGCAACTTCAGCCCGCAGACAGACACCAGTAGGGACTGACACCGTTGGAGGAcgtgagctgtgtgttttttttttttttaaaggaattttCTCAGCAAGACTTGCGAGGATGTGGCGCGCCATTCCTCCAGCTCGACCTCATTGAAACTTTTCACGAGAAACACAAAGCAGCGTAGAGGAAGGCGCAGGACCCCGCAGCCGGTGTGTCGGTCACCGGAGACGATGTGAGACTAGATCCACTTCGGCACGGGAACACCATGGCTGTGGACGGTAAGGGCTTTTATCCTGTCGATACTTTAATAAATCGTCGAAATATTCATTAGAATAGTATTTTCGAAGGAAACTTGAACCAGGCATGGGGTCGTTTGTTTAACCCGGTACTTGCGAGACAGGTTGACCAGGTATGTTAGAGGTCTTGTAACATGACGCCTGCTGTATTCTTGCTCATAGTATGACGTAAAGATGACAATTAACAGCTAATAGCTCCGTTTTACAAAACATGAATTTACCTAAATCggatgaaaaggaaaaacacaacagctcaGCTAGACTACTTCAAAGTCAGTGCTGTTTAAACTCTCTTTTAGGACATTATTGATGTTTTAAGAAACAAAGGGGACGTCCTCAGTGTTTTCTGGAGGGCAGGCCAGTGACCTGGTGCTGAAACGGACAGCGCACTAGGCCAGCATAAGCAGTCTGATGGTGTGTGGTCAGTGGTAGCAAagattgtttactttttatttgacagcTACACTTAAACGCCTTTTGAATTGTaatgtttctcctcctttgATTTCCCCCCCATGAATTTATTAAGCCCTGGTAGAATAAACATTGGAGAAGCTTTAGTCAAATCCGTCTAAAAGCTTTACACTGCAGTGTAGTCTTCAGGCAAAATaccaaatcaaacatatcacaAGGAGGCGAGACTCTTCACAGTATGTTCAGTAAGATTTCTCTTCATCAAGGAGTTCTCCAATGCTGTGCTGGCAGTTTAAAGCGTGTTAGTTaatgaggacttttttttctctcataaaCAGGCAAAGCCAGAGGAAGAAGTTTGACAAGTGGTCTTAATTATCCGTATTTAATCCAGGAATGGGGCATAtttgtgtttacagctgcagcCTGAGGGAGTAGTTCCACTGTGAAGGAAAGTTCATACTTAAAAAGTCTTGGAGTTGCACCTCAAAGAAACTAAAAATCGCATCGAGAGTCTCATTCATAATATTCAGAAGCTGCTGGTTTCTCTTGATGATTGCAGGACTCGTCTCTGCTGCGCTCTCAGCAGGGGAGACGATGAATGACAGAAGAGGGAGGCACAAAGCGAGAAAACCAAAAGACTCTCTTTCATCCCCTCAAACTCCTCGTCTCCCTTGACGCTCTCGCTCGTTCTGTCCTCTTTTCAAATTCTCTAAGTCAATTTAAGATATTGAAGACGAATGTtagagcacacacaaacaaacacagctgcacacgCAGCGAGAGAAGTCCTCCAATCTGGCACATGAATCAGTAATGACCTGTGGCTTACTGCCAAGATCTCTGTGCCAGAAACAGCGTGTTTACTGTAGTTCCACACTTTCTTTAATTACTGGATGTTGGGCAGCCACCTGCTGTTGAGAGTTGAGTGGGTTTGGATGTGTGCCTGCAGGCCGCCCCATAATGATGAGAAAGTGGATTGTCTCACAGCTTTGACATTCACCTACATGCTCTGCACAGAGTAATAGTTGTACCTGAACTGTGACTAACGAGAGTTCCAGACCTTTAACTATTCCCTTTGTAACAAAAGAGCAGGCACGAGCATGTACTACGTAATGAGATCATCTGTGAATGACAGGGTGTCCAGGTGGGTTCAactctgtcttttgttttcaagtCATGCAGAGTGAGGTAGTTTCTGCTGAGCGTGTCTCCTGCTGCTGTACATCATcagtgtttacatgcagaccGCGGCCGTCTAATCATCCCACCTCCTTGCTTTGATCTCTTCAGCGGCATCCAGTTTCAGTTTCTGCCGACCGGCCGTGGAGTATAGAGCGCTGCCTGAGGACTTCAAGCACCAGCTGAGTCGACGGACGGGTGGGAATCTAACCTGGCATGACGGGCGTGGGCAGAAAACAGCAGGAGGCAGGAGAGTGAAGTTGCTGCAGCAGCCTGGGACAGAAGCCCTGCAGGTACTGAACACCTACAGGACATCAACGTGTCAAACAGCACACCTGAGTCATGAACTGACTTTGTGTGACACCCTGGAGTTTTCTATATTCTCTCAAGGTCAACGAGATATGGTTATTTCTGCATCGTGTTGCTCAAAGTCAAACTTAAAATAGATATGAAGTTATATATCCTTGATGTTTATTGATTGCATACCTTACTGGTTTAAATTATCATTGAAACGATTATTATGATAAAAGAGCTAGCTGAAGTGTCTGCATCATATGGAACAAGAGGTCATTATAGTCAAATTACATTTTGCTAGAAAGTTGAAGTTATGTGTTTTCTCCCACTTCAGCTCATAAATAGCAAATCTAATGTGTTATATatcattaaatcaaatgtttgtctgttgtcttGCCAAATTGAGTTCCAGATATTCCTCTCTGTGTTCCTAGTTGCTGTCAGATTTTTGTCCGGAAAAGTCTGAAAGGCAAATTTCCTAGTCTAGCAAAGTGCAGCCAGTCATCATCCATTGTTGCAAATGGGCACTTTGTTAGCGGAGAATGGAAGTTGCTCTCTCCCCAGCGGGTCTGTGGGCTCTAACAGCCTTTAAGCATGGCTTTAAATAGCACAGGTCCTCCAATACTATTGCTGTGCTGCAGCACTACTGTGTCTGTTGATTCAGAGcataaagaacattttatttatttaattcttcatttaaaaataggGACAATGCACTTTAGTGAACATCAACGTGTTAATATGCCAAAGTGTAGCCATAAGATAATTTCAATGTGTAGTCCCTCTGCAGGTTGATGGTACACACGTATAGAAATCTACAAATAAGCacaatgacaaacaaacaaggaatgaccaaacaacaaaataaaccgTACATTAAAAAGAGtgaataaaaaagtgtctgtgtgaCCTCGTTCAAAACAAACCAATGTTTGAGGCATATACAATTATTGTTATTGTGGCGTTATGAACAGCATGCAAAACCATTTTTCTCTATATCTTGTGTGAAAAGTCGTCCAGTAGCCGGTCTGCTCTACTTCTAATATCTTTTTCTTATTAGATTTTCATCCGTTTTTATCCGATACAGCTTTGTTAGCTTGCACAACCATCAGAGACAATCCGTGTGTGCTGTAAACTGGCCTCATTTAAAGCTCTTTGTAACAAAGTCAGAGAGCCCGTCCCTTTGTCTTCACCCCATGGAAGTCTCTTTTTAAAGGCTGTAATGAGCTGAAGCCAAAGCTGCAGACATAGAACTGGGTCGGGCTGATAAAGGAGTTTTAAacaatgtgttgtttgtttgcttcaATCCTCTTAGATGAACATAATGCAGTGGttggtttatttttgtcccGAGCAACAAGAACTTAAtgagtgttgtgtgtttggaagTTTTATTACAGGCGAGCATGTGAACTATCTTTTCACTCTTTCACATCTTCTCatcctttattttgtttttttttaatgtttctcacTTTATGTTGTGCTCTTATCCACGCTACGATCACAGACGTCTCACTAGTGCTCTGTACATGTTGGTTCTtgtgaaaaggagaaaaaagcaGTAAGCAGTCATTATGGTGTCATTATAATCATTAATGTTTCACCACTTTAAGCACAAAAGCAGTTTCATTCATTCTGTAACTATTGGCAACAATGTTGATCATAGATTAAATACAAGTCCCTTTTTTAAGCAAATGTGTCaaacttttcttctcttcctctatTTGCTGAGAATTCGAGGACTTGAATTGACCTTATTTGATATCTTTGGATTCTAAGCAGATGGTTACACAAAACAAACGAGTTTTGGTATCTTTTACTTCAGGAAACTGTGATGGACATTTTTCATTATCTGACATTTTATTGGACACACAAATGTCTGAATGGACAAAATATCAGGGTTATGTCAGTATGTAATAATTATAACCAACACTTGCAGCACTGGTTGACATTGtgataacaacaataaactgtctgtaaaacacatttaaaacaatatagTTTTAATGCATTAAGGAAAGAGTTAGCTTTTTATTGACAAAGCAAAGtataacatttatttacctGTACACACTATGAGGAGCACCAGTCCAGTTTGTATGATATTCAAGGCTTCTCTCTATTGATTTAAGAAACCAATTCAGAAGAACACATTTTGCAGCAATGAAGGATTTTAAGGCAGCACCAGTTTCAAGATAACACTCCTGTACTGAGTTGAAAAGTGTAAATAGGATGATAGAAAGAAAACGGCTGCTCGGTGGTGGTGGATTAGGGAGTATTCAGtttgaagaaagaagaaatgggGTTGGTCTAGCAGTTAAGTCGCACCCCATAAATGTAGGCTATAGTCCTTGAGCTGGTGGCCTGGCGttgagtccaacctgtggctccttttccacatgtttccacattatttattacaatgaataatatggaaatgtgacttgacaGAAATACGTTGGCGCTTGCACTCTATGGggtggttgatgtgtttggagaatgacAATTCTGAGCGTCGacagaataaatccccccccccccatggagtccagacactggtggtggtgaagctgatgacttgatgagaccGGATGATAGGTggaaaatgagggaggaacgCCATACAATCGGTTAAATGAGTACCGCTGACGAGACAACTGATTATCCAATGGCAGCCGAAAAAAAGACAGCTCGAGAATGACAGTGGAAACGTGAGTGAGCGTGCAAAAAGggatgaatgagaaagacccGATCTTGAAGGCAAttatagtcttcctgactgaacttacgCTAAAGCTTCATTTAAATGACCGTATTGTTAGTCTTTGTTACGTCTCTTGCCTTTCTTCTACTCTGCTACTCCGGTTAAGAAAACGGAGCTGTCGATCATAACGTTACCTCCGCTCTTTTTTGCATCAAAGAATCCAAGAATCCAATTAGGGCCAgtattaaaatgcccattttatagcagagatacacacacgttcacagcctggtacaaaaaaactggTTTGGTCAGAATAGTTTCTTTGTTGGTAAAAACTGTACaaggggtgaatttttttgatTACCTATCCATTTTGAGGCTAGGAGTTATgccttcattttaattattaggGGAGGTcggagttgactgacaggtgtgagCATTGTAGCTGTTTACCAGGAGGCTAAAAGTCCGTCCATCgaagctccacctctttgcctgtttctagattaaTTGAAAGTCAGGTGGAGATAGCATTTGCAACATGTAGACCGACATTGTTAAGCTTcataatgcctcttcagaaaccaatcagtgacatcacaagcAACACCAGCATGTTTAATCATTGATGCAATGGATACTAAGTTGAACAAATCTGACTCCAACAACTCATTATAATTTAATTTGCACAATACTGAAGGCCTCATCATCTTTTTCAGCAGGGCCTCTTATGTATACTAGATATACTCAGTATTTATTTAGAAGCTACATGTTTCTCTCTTACATGTTTCTCTGAACTCCCCAGTACAAATGTAACCTCCCTTCAGGAGTCTTAGATGTGAGCcaacttttctcttctttttttttttttgttgaagaatCTCTCCTGCATGAGAGAAAATCTTAGAAGTGCTGAACCTGCTGAATTTTTAAAACTGAATGAAGGATCAAAGGCCCGGTTTGGTTGGTCTCCCATAATTTTACATCCTGTAAGGTTAAAGAGCTATATCTCATGATCACACTGGCAGTCATGCTTGCAAGTTTCCCCTTTAACTCGCTCAAGTTTCTTGTTTTAGATAAGGAGATTGATGGCACGCTAATTTCTGCATGATAGATATGAATCTGCAACCAACaggctagcttagcttagcacaaagactagAAAGAGGTGAAATTGCATGAACTCAACCAACCGATAGAAGGCTCTAggcattttctgttttttgtgtattaatgaattaatgaattTGATGTTCATTCTATCCAGAtgtttttagtctgttttttgtttttaactggcTGCAAATGCAAATGTctcccttgtgggacaataaagttgaagttgacgCTTTAGCGATACTGGTAGAAAGATGCTGTTACCTTTAACCAGGGCTAGGCTAGCAGTTTCCTCTTGTTTACTGTCTCTATGTTTAGCTAACCGTATGTTTGCTGCAAGACGCATCCGGTCTTGAAAAgagaagccaatgcagaagtgcaaaatcctgcagttcgtcgagtgtccgcttgaggctggctccaggagcccaagaagtcacatacacaccaccgccaaaaagcctgtttttacagtagaaatGAACAtgattacagcctggtacaaaaacgtAATAGGATTGATTATTTAATTGTcatcatggacacacactgtactggtGATGGATTATTtttaaacggctctgttttgattctaTGAACGACAAGTGTTATCAATACTAGGAGCGTAACttaaatgattgacaggtgggcacgatgTAACGATTTGTCataaggcttaaaacccgcctctgttccagctctcagcctgtcgttaggttgactgaaattTAGGCTgaaacaggatttccagcatgctgctgccgatgagcctccagagccccccgcagtaacagatgggtgatgtcactcaggcttcatccattcatatttacagtctatgttttgCTCTAACTTTGTATTTACTTTACAAAGAGGAGATTGTTTTTAGTCTCATCATAAATCTTTTGacaaaatgttggactttttatCTGAAGCGTGTTCTCTGTATTAATCTGTATAtgttcctgtctgtgtgtccgcAGTACCGTTCCAGGGACAACTATGGGATATATCACACAAGCCCGACACAGCCCAGCCTGATACGCCCCGTCGTGCTCTGGTCGCAACAAGATGTTTGTAAATGGCTGAAGAAACATTGTCCACACAACTACCTTACCTACGTGGAGGCGTTCTCGCACCACGCAATCACAGGTCAGACTGCTTGCATCATCCTCAGACCTTTTAAATGCAAAACGAATGAAAGGATTGCATAATCAAAGCTTTTCAGATTATTTGAGCCCCTTGCTTTCACCCCGCAGGCCGTGCGTTGTTGCGTCTGAACGGAGAGAAGCTGGAGAGGATGGGACTTGTGCAAGAAACACTTAGGCAAGAGTTGCTCCAACAGGTGCTACAGCTTCAGGTGCAGGAGGAGGGACGCAACCTGCAGCTGCTCAGCAGAGGGGAGGGTGTGTGTAATTATATTTTTCAACACTCTGTCTTCAAACTTTGACTTTAAAAGAAGGCCTTTTATTACAGGAGTTTTGAAAAGAAGCTTACTCACTCTCTGGCAGAGGGATGCAAAGATTGTTACCACTCTCATCAACCAGCCAGCAGTCGAATTAAtgagcttagcataaagacttgaAGCAGGGAGACAACGTTTAGCCTGACTCTGTCAACAGATAATTAAATCCTTCAACAAACACTTCAACAACAGACATcacatactgtatctttaatTTGCAGAGCAACTAACGTGTTAAAACAATGTGCTGTTTTTCTAAGGGTTGTGTGCTCGACCAGTCTCAGCTGGTTGCCTGGCAACTGCTCAACAATTATCCAACACATAACTCccacaaaaaaatgtaagttgAAGTTTGAACACTTGTGTTATTGTACAGTTTAAACAGCTGATGGGTTAAAAACAGAGAGTTGGAAGTGCTAGGTGGATAGATTTTAGTTCATTGAAATAAGTCAGGCTGGTTGTTTCCCCAGTTTCCAGTCTTTAAACTAAGCTAAGCTTGCTGGCTGCTTGAAGTAGCTACATATTAAATATACAGGAACAAGATTAGTAATAGAATCAATCTTCCAATTTTACTCTCAGCCTGACGGCAGACAggcatatttacaaaaaaaatgttgaacttctgcttgttgtgttctctttaaatgattcatctttttgtctttcacaGGTTCCTTTGGTAAAATATCATAGCAAGGTTGCTGGGACAAGTGGACTCTGAGGAATTATTGGATATTTACTCAAATGTCAAACAGATCGCTGGGATAAATAAATCCAGCGAGCAGCGATATCCAGACTCATGCTGTCGTGTGGAAGTTGGCAGCTTTTCATTCCCTATCTGCAAGATGAACAGACATAATCACTACGGACTGACTATGAACTGTGATGAAGAAGCTCCATGACAATCTGTTTTGTTATCGCTTAATTCTGTGTAACTATTATgaacattttatcttttttttttgtctctctgtgaagttttttttttttttaaatgtcagaaagcaaaacaaataaagaaatattaaaatataatttattaatcTTTTTGGCTAGTAGTACATTGTAGGGTCAATTTGGTGTTCATTATCATTTTAAGAGCAGCCGCGAGGGAGCACGTGATGAAAAACACCATTACCCATAATCCCACAGCACATTTAAGACGGAATCCATCCATGGCTCTGACCAGCCGATGCCGGCTCCGAGGTCGCAGGATCCCCATGGAAACGGAGTGCGGAAAAACAATGTCGTCCCGCTCGGACAGGTACATGATGTTAAGAGTCATTTCATCAcctgtgttttcttcatttagATCATTTATTCTTCATTTATTCTGCTGCGTCCTGCTGCTTCATGTAACGTAGCGCTAACCACAATGACTTCCTGCTCATCCTCCCCTACACATCAACAAAAGGCTATCTC
Coding sequences within it:
- the samd10a gene encoding sterile alpha motif domain-containing protein 10a isoform X2, with the protein product MAVDAASSFSFCRPAVEYRALPEDFKHQLSRRTGGNLTWHDGRGQKTAGGRRVKLLQQPGTEALQYRSRDNYGIYHTSPTQPSLIRPVVLWSQQDVCKWLKKHCPHNYLTYVEAFSHHAITGRALLRLNGEKLERMGLVQETLRQELLQQVLQLQVQEEGRNLQLLSRGEGSFGKIS
- the samd10a gene encoding sterile alpha motif domain-containing protein 10a isoform X1, with product MAVDAASSFSFCRPAVEYRALPEDFKHQLSRRTGGNLTWHDGRGQKTAGGRRVKLLQQPGTEALQYRSRDNYGIYHTSPTQPSLIRPVVLWSQQDVCKWLKKHCPHNYLTYVEAFSHHAITGRALLRLNGEKLERMGLVQETLRQELLQQVLQLQVQEEGRNLQLLSRGEGLCARPVSAGCLATAQQLSNT